The Candidatus Neomarinimicrobiota bacterium region TTATGGTATGGAGACTCTCGGTCCGAATATCGATCGAGAGGGCAATTTATATTTCATAGACGGGGAGCATAATTTGATATGTCTGAATGATCAGGGGGTAATATCCTGGCAATACCACGACTCGCGTTTTCTGCATTGGTACGACGCTTCACCCACCTTCTCTCCAGACGGAACCATGCTTTATATTCAAGGGATAGAGACTTCGGTTTTAGCATTCAATATAGAAGCTCAAGCAATTAGTTGGGTATATGGTGATAAAACTCTTTCGTCAGCACCAGTAATAAATAATAGCGGGAATATTATTTTTATACCTGGTGACCATCTAAGTCCAGCAAATAGGAAAATTGTTTCCCTTTATCCAAACGGCACTCTGTTCTGGGAGTTTGAATTCCAAAATACCCGACTTCTTGATAATACGGAGCCGACAATTGATTGGGATGGCAATATCTATTTTGCAACTGATACTCTTTACTCACTGACATATCGAGGAGCTTTGCGCTGGAAACATCCCATTGAGGGTAGAACAGTCTCACCTCTGATTTGCGACGGTAATAATGTAGTTTTTGTGGGGAGTCAAGACCTCTCAAACGGCGATTGTTTTATTTCTGCTTTTGAGGGCAATGGTCAATCCAGATGGGTCCTAGCGCTCGGAAGCTATGCCGGCTTAGGAGTATCACCTGCTATCACTGAGGACGGTAAGGCACTTTGGTCAACTTGGAGAGATCCAAGTGGGAATCTTTTTATCATTAAATAAGAGGGGATTGGGGAATGAATTTGTTAAAGGGAGTATTCTTGGGTGTTCTTTCGAGCTGTATATTTGCACAGTCGTCACCCGAGTTCGCGTTGCCCGTTGAACTCTATCCAATCGCGAAGGATGAATTGCATAGCTCTGCAAGTACAACTTTTATCATGGAGTCTGTTAGTACAGTATGGGCAAGTGATGGAGGTATTCCAAATTATTCTGCACAGGCTACCTGGATTTCGACGGACTATGATTACCTAGAATATTCCACAACAAGAAATAATAGTGTAGACTATGGATTTAATTTTGTTCGCTCAGAAGACAATAGTGGATCACCAGATAATGTTTTTGGGTATGGAAAATACAAGCGGAGTGTTGAAGCTGGGGAAGATTCGTATTATCTCTTTTTAGACTATCGGGATGACAGGATAGGCTATTACAATTATCTTGGCACACCCACAGGTAGCTCTATCGATATTTGGGTGAGATTTGATTACAATGACAATTCATTTTGGATTAACTCCTATGGATTTAATACCCCAAATTGGGTAGAAGTCACATCGCATTCAACCATCAATTTTTGGGAACTTAAAGGAATGGGGACACCGTCAACATCCAAATTTAAGCCCTATACTCCTCTGAATCTAATGGCTGAAATTAATGTTGGTGGAGGTGCAGCTTTAGACTGGCAACATCATACGCCTTCCGACGACTATTGGAATCAATACAAGATTTATAGGTGCATTACGGATTCGCCGCCAGCCACTTCTTATACTGAGATAGGTCAATCTTCAAAATTATCAACCATGTTTATTGATGGATCTTTGACCTTAGGGACTTATGAAGCAGCTTTTTACAAAGTTGCCGCCTCAAATGCTGGCCTGCTGTCATTCTTTTCTGATTCTGTAATGTTTGGGAGCCCTGCTGCTCCCAATGCCCCATCAAATGGACAACTTTCCATAGTTTCAGATCACCCTAAAATTACCTGGGCGCGAAATACTGAACCAAACATCGATGAGTATATTGTATATATTAGAAAAAATGGTGGATCATGGTGGGAACAAGGACGAGTATCACAGACTAGGTTCCCCTCTTTTATCGACATCCACACCAACACATCAATGCCTATTGATGATCTTGACTATCACATAATTGCAAAGAATAAATTTGAACTTCTTTCTGGGATGAGTTCGATTGTCTCCGTAATGGGTTTGACAGCCAAACCTGTAGCTCCGAGGAATGAAGAAGAGCCAGTGTCGCCCTTTGTTAACAAATTTGATGTATTCCCCAATCCGTTCAATCTATCAACGAATATGCGCTTTAGCATAGAGGAAGATTCAAATGTGACGAAACCGCAAAAAGTATCTGAGAATTCATGAAATGTGCCCTAAATCCATGTATATCAACATTTTGCGTCATTTCGACAGGTGGCTCCTGAGCTTAGCCGAAGGGCTCAATGCAACGCTCTGCGCGAGCGAGAGGGACTTTTTGCGAAGGTGTCAAGCATATGATTATTCTAAATTTAGGGAAGAGGAGTAAAAAAGGTCTAGTTGATGGTGAATTACCAGCAGTCGACGCTTTAAAAGCATGCATTACGATAAAGCTTATGTAATCAGTCTTGAACGTAGCCCTAAAAGGCGTGATTATTTTTATAAATATGCCCGTCGTGCTAATCTGGATGTAAAATGGTTTCCGGCAATTTACGGATTAGATGTCGATATTGATGATTATCTCAGTCGGGGATATCTTGCAGATGATTTTAAATTAAAATTGGCAGGAAGCCTGGGAACCCTGCTTAGTCATGTCCATGTGTGGGAAAAAATCGCTGAAAATCCGGAATGTAATGTGGGACTTGTTTTTGAAGATGACGCCGTAATTAAAAAGGGTTTCGCAAACAAATTTAAAGAGCTATCACCTGATATGCTTCCTGAAGACTGGGATATGCTTTGGCTTGGTTGGCATAAATTGGACTGCTCTCCGGTGAATGAGTTTATAGGGCGCCCCAGGAAAACCCAGGGAAAAAGTGTAAACTCCGGGCATTTTGCCTACTTGATCAAATCCACAAGTGTGGACAAATTGAAATCCATACTGATTCCCTATAGCAATAGAAGCTCAAAGGATGTCCTGCTGAGGAGAAACTTCCATAAGTTTAATGCCTACTTCCTGCTAAATAAGATTGTGAGAACGCCGTTCATGGGGTTCGATTCCGTTCGTAAGAATATCAACAACCCGGACCGTCTTAAAAATCGAATGGGCAAGATGCTGGTTCAAAAAATTAGACAGAAAATATTGGGCTAAAATGAATACAAGGATGCAGTATATATTTGCCATAATGGTTGTTATTGGCAACATATTTGGGGGTCAGCTCTATGCCCAAAAAAAAGTTGCTTTGGTGCTCAGCGGGGGCGGCGCGCAAGGCATGGCGCATATCGGTGTTTTTAAAGCTTTTGAAGAATATAATATTCCCATTGATCTCATCGTTGGGAGTAGTGCCGGCGCCCTGGTTGGTGGGCTCTATGCAGCTGGCGTAACTGTTTCTGAAATGGAGGAAATGGTACGGAATGGAACAATTGAACATCTATTTATTGGAAGACCTAAAAGATCTGATTTACCGATTTGGGAACGCGATGAACTCTATCTTGGGAACTTATCCCTAGGCGTTTCAAATCGACAAATTGTTGGCTCTGCAGGGTTACTGGATGATAAGCTTATCTGGAAGGAGCTCTTCCTATTAACTGCCGCTGCTGATTATCAGGCTAATTGGAATTTTGATTCTCTGTATGTGCCCTTTCGTACAGTTGCATCGGACCTAAGAAAACAAGCGCCCTATGTTTTTTCCTCAGGCCCCATAGCAAATGCTTTGCGACCCTCCATGTCAATTCCTCTCATTTACTCACCGATACAGCAAAACGGGCAGGTCCTAGTAGATGGTGGCGTTTATGTAAAATTGCCGGTTGAAATAGCTGAACAGGAAAACCCTGATTTTATTATTGCAGTAAGTGCTGAGGATGCCCCGGATCATGGTGCTGAAATTCAAGGTATTGGTGGGATGTTCGAAGAAATTAATTCACGTATCCTGGCCAGTGGTGATTCGACTGATGTTCGTGGGTGGGATTATTTTTTTAGGGTTCCAACAGGAGGTCATCATGTCCTGGATTTTCCTGCAGGTGAAACACTTATGCAGGCTGGGTATCTCGCTGGAGTTGAAGCAGCAAAAGAGTTAACCCGACTTCTTGAACAACAAGGCTTTGAAAAAAGAGAGCTCAAATCCCGTGATACCCACCGGAAAGCCCTGGATGGAAAATCGTTAAAACTTGTTTTAAAATCAGAAGGGGCAGATTTTGACCCTGAGATGATTCGCCGGAAATTAAAACTTCCCCAAACTGTTAGGTTTGATCATCAAAAACTAGACGATCTTATTGATGAAGTTTATGCAACTGATATCTATCAAGCCGTTATCCCTTCGCTGGATCAGGAAACGAATGCGGTTGTGCTTACCCTTATTGAAAAGCCAGATGTTCGTACCCGTGGTCGTGTAAAAATAAGTAGTACGGGAGGTTTAACCCTATTCACCCGAACTGATATGCCAGTATCTCGCTTTGGTGGGCTATTGCAACTTGATGCGACCTTTGGAAATGTTTCAGGTGGTCTTCAATTCGCTGTTTATCCTGTTTCGTATCACAAAACGGGGGCACGTTTACCCTTCTCAATTAGGCCTGCAATTGAAGCTAAAACCAGTTATCATAATTATGATTTACCAGGTTCCATTCCACTTTCTGACAGGATTCACTCGCATGAATTGAGCATCCACTCGACTGCTATTGGGGGGTGGGACAGACAGTTACTTCTTTTTGGTGGTATCCGTAGTGACGATCCGGGTCAAATTCTTGGTGTTAACCCAGATTTCAGATTTGTCGATCAATATGATAAACCAATGCCCTTTATGAGGGTGGTCTATAAGGAAGACCATTTTAAACGAGACCTCCCCAGTGTTGAGGGGTGGAAGTATGGTTTTCAAAGTGATTGGATTTGGCAAGATGCGGTTATCGCGAATCAGAATCACTTTTGGAGCGAAATAGGAGGAAAAACAGGGTTGGGTTGGTCGAGCACAGTTGCTCTTGACTACTATACAGGAGATACGATTCTACCCATCTTTTCTATGGGGAAGGTTGCCAGCCCGAAAGCTCTCGCTGAAAAATATTTTATGTATTTATGGGCTGAGGAAGTATTGAACTTATCCCTGGAGCTATCCCATGCCTTATTCAGAGATGACATACGAGGAGAAATCAAGATGGGACACTCACGGTTTAATAATCCAGTGTGGAGTGGTATAGACCAATACACAGACAGTGGACTTTCCTCTGTCGATATATCAGTTAACTATTTTACAATTGTAGGTAAACTCAGTGTAGGCTGGTCTTTTTCTGAGCTGGAAGGTTTCAAGGGGACATCATGGACTCAGATAGGACTTACCTTATGAGATATTTGTGGAAACGAGTGATTATAATCTTGATCTGTGTTCTACCTATCATGGGTCAGTTTCAACCAAGCGATAGTGTCTTCGTAGCGCACCCGCACAGAAACGCCTTACTTCATTCCATGGGACAGCCAGTATTTATTTGGGCCGTCAATTGGTATGTTCTGGATCAGTATTGGGCCGATATCAGCATAAACACACTCCAAACTAATATTGAAACCGGTTGGGTCTGGGACGAAGATGGTTTTGATGTAAATCAGGTCGGTCATCCAACTCAAGGGGCTTTGGTATACACAGCAGCCCGTGCACAGGGACTTAGTTATTGGCAATCTCTAGCCTATCCAACCCTAGCAAGCCTGATCTGGGAAGTGGGGATGGAGAACGAAAGTCCTTCTATCAACGATATGATTACGACCCCCATGAGCGGCGTAGCTTTTGGTGAAATAATTCACCGCTTATCTGTACTGACTCTGGGACCTGGGGCTAAAAAATCTGTGTCGCGTCAAGTATTAACTGGATTGATTAATCCTCTGGGATATGGTTTCAATCGATTAGTAATGGGTGAGTCAATTCATCAACAATACAACCTGGCGCCTACGAGCTTGTTATCAAGCATCTCATATGGGGGCGGACCGGGTTACAAAGGAGAATCTGGAACTGGGAACAGCAACCCAAGACGATTTGTTCGGTTCAGTATGGTTTATGGTAACCCACTTGCCAGACCAAAGAACTTTAAACCGTTTGATAATTTTAATTTTGTGACCATTCTGAATTTTAGTCGTCGTGATTATATCGGTGAGATTTATGCCAGTGGTATGTTGGCAAAACTCTATACGAAACATTCGGATAAATCAAATCTGGTTGTGGCAGTCTTTCAAAATTATGATTTTATGAATCAAGATGATTATAAAGTGTCCAGTTCCAGTGTTGGTCCTGGCCTGATACATGTATATTCGCTGACACCATCTATAAAACTGGGTACCCACGTAAATGGGTCATTTATCTTTATGGGAAGTGCTGGTGATATTAGCGACGACCTTGAAGTGCGTGATTACCATTTTGGTCAAGGGTTCAGTGCAAAATTTATGGGCAGACTGATGTGGGCAGATCGAGGACAGGCGTATATACGACTTAAACGATATTTTATCTATGCCATGGAGGATACCCATGTGGAAGGGTATGAGAATATCAACTTATTGACTATGGGAGGTCAGGTAAAAGTGAATAATAAGTATGGTATTGGACTCGAATATCTAGTAGCCAGTAGAACCGTAAGCTATCTCGATATAGATCGCAAGGACACACTTCAGAAGACCAGTCTTTATCGGATATATCTCTCGTATTACTTAAAAAATACTTTGTTTAATACCAGTTGAACTTCAAAATACACGGTATATCCTTTATCTCGAAGACATTACCACTAACGTCTTTGAGAAGTGAAACGACGTGGCAAGCTCATCTTATAGATTGTCGCACTCACGTAGTTCGTTCGCGAAGACGAAATCTACATGTCATCTTAAATTCTTCAGAATAGAGAAAATATAAAAATATGACCAAACGAATAATTAGCGTAATCGTAGTTCTGTTACTCACATCATTTGTCCTGGCCCAAAAGGCTGATGATATCATCGGGAAATATCGACTACCGAATCAGTTGGATGTTGAAATATTTAAAATAGAAGATAAGTACTTCGGTAAAATTATTGGTTTGGGTGATTTGGATCTAGAACACCAAAAGGATATTAACAATCCTGATAAAGCGTTACAAGGTGAGCCACTTCTGGGGGAAGTTATCATCAAAAACTTAAGGTATGATAAATCCGAGAATCAATGGATTAATGGATCAATGTATGGTCCAGAAAAAGGTCTGATCTTCAATCTGAAAGTAACTGAAGTCAGAGAAAATGAAATTGAAGTGGTTGGGTCAAAATATTTCTTTTGGAGAACGATAATCTGGGAGAAAATTTAAAAAATTAGTGTCTGTCCATAAATTAGGTCTTAAACAGATACTCCTACAGTTTTCCATAACGAGTTTGACGAATACAACGAAAAAGCATTAATATCTTTCGTGAATTTCGTTTGCTTCGTTGTAGAAAAAGAGTTTAGAGGCGGACACTCATTCATCCTTACCACTGTACCCCTGACACATTAATTTTGATGGCGTCGCAAAAAGTCCGACCTACCGCGTCCTCGCATTTTTTCAAGACTTTGACATACCACATGTATGTCTGCATCCTTGAAAAAACACGACTCCTTGTAGGACAAAATCTTTGCTTAGCCATCGAATTAGTTTTTTACTGGATCGTCAATCTTGATATGCAAACACGAGTTGCACCTCATACATGTGTATATACATTGTACTGAATGAAATTACAGTTACCGTTTGGAAAGCATGTGTTTATGAAAAGGTCATCAAGCCCTTGGCTTTTGCCATTTATCTTTATTATCTCGGGAGTAACCCTTGCCCAAGATAATTTTAGAGTTTATCCCTATCTGCAGAACCCCAGCTCAACGGCTATGACTATCCTCTGGTTTTCAGAGACAAATACGCCTGGGAAGTTGATGTATGCTGAACAGACCATAAAAACTCAGAATGTAAAACATTCTCAGCCGATCTTAGCAAAAGCCCTGAAATATTCAACCTGGGAAGGCACCACCTTTTTCAAAGGACAGGCCCCCTCAACTCCCTTTAGTCACCGAATACGGCTTGAAAAACTAAAACCTTCCACCAATTATGCGTATACGGTCACGCAGGGTAATAGTAGCTTTAGCTCTTTTTTTAAAACAGCACCAGCCGCTGATACATCAGTTCGGTTTATCATTTATGCAGACAGTGAAACAGAGCCAGAATCTACTGGAAAATATGCGCTTTGGAGTGATCCAAACAGCAACAGGAAACGAAGATATTTGATTGATCAAACGCAGGGTTATGCTAACAACCTTGAGGTGATTAG contains the following coding sequences:
- a CDS encoding PQQ-binding-like beta-propeller repeat protein, which codes for MRSKTFIIILVTLFSLFHCNLWNQDEPDAEVEISVSILDIGPRYVGLMVSIDQDVSPWDFQLFRDSDLILSSRVVDSDTTLYDTILDFNSNYGYRAILIVEGEQVDSTERVSITTLTIDEEISPQIQIPWPSLANSSWPMQHRDPQSTGRSQYSGPSQGVVESIIHSGITESGPSIGYGGSVFIGSYEYPFPFYKIGMDGTIFWTYNFDCQSTPIIGIDSNIYVGGWDSIKAFSPSGSVLWSTDVYGMETLGPNIDREGNLYFIDGEHNLICLNDQGVISWQYHDSRFLHWYDASPTFSPDGTMLYIQGIETSVLAFNIEAQAISWVYGDKTLSSAPVINNSGNIIFIPGDHLSPANRKIVSLYPNGTLFWEFEFQNTRLLDNTEPTIDWDGNIYFATDTLYSLTYRGALRWKHPIEGRTVSPLICDGNNVVFVGSQDLSNGDCFISAFEGNGQSRWVLALGSYAGLGVSPAITEDGKALWSTWRDPSGNLFIIK
- a CDS encoding glycosyltransferase family 25 protein; translated protein: MHYDKAYVISLERSPKRRDYFYKYARRANLDVKWFPAIYGLDVDIDDYLSRGYLADDFKLKLAGSLGTLLSHVHVWEKIAENPECNVGLVFEDDAVIKKGFANKFKELSPDMLPEDWDMLWLGWHKLDCSPVNEFIGRPRKTQGKSVNSGHFAYLIKSTSVDKLKSILIPYSNRSSKDVLLRRNFHKFNAYFLLNKIVRTPFMGFDSVRKNINNPDRLKNRMGKMLVQKIRQKILG
- a CDS encoding patatin-like phospholipase family protein — its product is MQYIFAIMVVIGNIFGGQLYAQKKVALVLSGGGAQGMAHIGVFKAFEEYNIPIDLIVGSSAGALVGGLYAAGVTVSEMEEMVRNGTIEHLFIGRPKRSDLPIWERDELYLGNLSLGVSNRQIVGSAGLLDDKLIWKELFLLTAAADYQANWNFDSLYVPFRTVASDLRKQAPYVFSSGPIANALRPSMSIPLIYSPIQQNGQVLVDGGVYVKLPVEIAEQENPDFIIAVSAEDAPDHGAEIQGIGGMFEEINSRILASGDSTDVRGWDYFFRVPTGGHHVLDFPAGETLMQAGYLAGVEAAKELTRLLEQQGFEKRELKSRDTHRKALDGKSLKLVLKSEGADFDPEMIRRKLKLPQTVRFDHQKLDDLIDEVYATDIYQAVIPSLDQETNAVVLTLIEKPDVRTRGRVKISSTGGLTLFTRTDMPVSRFGGLLQLDATFGNVSGGLQFAVYPVSYHKTGARLPFSIRPAIEAKTSYHNYDLPGSIPLSDRIHSHELSIHSTAIGGWDRQLLLFGGIRSDDPGQILGVNPDFRFVDQYDKPMPFMRVVYKEDHFKRDLPSVEGWKYGFQSDWIWQDAVIANQNHFWSEIGGKTGLGWSSTVALDYYTGDTILPIFSMGKVASPKALAEKYFMYLWAEEVLNLSLELSHALFRDDIRGEIKMGHSRFNNPVWSGIDQYTDSGLSSVDISVNYFTIVGKLSVGWSFSELEGFKGTSWTQIGLTL
- a CDS encoding DUF3943 domain-containing protein, translated to MRYLWKRVIIILICVLPIMGQFQPSDSVFVAHPHRNALLHSMGQPVFIWAVNWYVLDQYWADISINTLQTNIETGWVWDEDGFDVNQVGHPTQGALVYTAARAQGLSYWQSLAYPTLASLIWEVGMENESPSINDMITTPMSGVAFGEIIHRLSVLTLGPGAKKSVSRQVLTGLINPLGYGFNRLVMGESIHQQYNLAPTSLLSSISYGGGPGYKGESGTGNSNPRRFVRFSMVYGNPLARPKNFKPFDNFNFVTILNFSRRDYIGEIYASGMLAKLYTKHSDKSNLVVAVFQNYDFMNQDDYKVSSSSVGPGLIHVYSLTPSIKLGTHVNGSFIFMGSAGDISDDLEVRDYHFGQGFSAKFMGRLMWADRGQAYIRLKRYFIYAMEDTHVEGYENINLLTMGGQVKVNNKYGIGLEYLVASRTVSYLDIDRKDTLQKTSLYRIYLSYYLKNTLFNTS
- a CDS encoding DUF2147 domain-containing protein; translation: MTKRIISVIVVLLLTSFVLAQKADDIIGKYRLPNQLDVEIFKIEDKYFGKIIGLGDLDLEHQKDINNPDKALQGEPLLGEVIIKNLRYDKSENQWINGSMYGPEKGLIFNLKVTEVRENEIEVVGSKYFFWRTIIWEKI